The following are encoded in a window of Alosa sapidissima isolate fAloSap1 chromosome 10, fAloSap1.pri, whole genome shotgun sequence genomic DNA:
- the tap1 gene encoding antigen peptide transporter 1, translated as MQKMSYLSPLLFLLVDVCVVLGVRQAQLSPLLIPHPFVVLWAGGLLRAFALLFLTYTYPGTLPWMKSFEGIQTVCVFSFLSPAYITFLWTIGRSAVERLWGWHSWEALLQSYVVIAVSLLFWIRYMPNILSKETQKPTKKNGASLQRLLGYMRPHALRFTAVMTLVIVSSLGEMAIPHYTGKMTDWIMNEDEPEAFSHAITVMSVITIMSALCEFVCDLIYNVTMSKIHTFIQGLVFQSVLKQEIAFFDKSTTGEIVSRITTDTNTMSESLSEKLSLLMWYFWRVIFLFGFMLNLSWKLSLFTAMGLPIIWVIPEISGKFYQKLSKDVQASLAKANEVAMETFSSMKTVRSFANEDGETERYQKRLEETYSLNKKEAAAYAVSTWTNSMSSLALKVSILYYGGRLVTGDDVSSGDLVSFVLYELQFSSAVEVLMNYYPHVKKAIGASEKIFQYVDRTPEIPPDGTLAPQKLHGHVQFQNVTFSYPKRPAILKGLSLELKPGQMTAVVGPSGGGKSSCVNLLERFYQPEQGCILLDGEPLQSYKDEYLHQKISVVSQEPKLFARSLKENIKYGIEDASDEDMIQAAKSAYVHEDIMKMQNGYNTDAGSKGDMVSGGQKQRIAIARALVRKPKILVLDDATSSLDTRSEEGVHKALAKMRKELQCSVLLIAHRLSAVERADHIVFLQDGKVQEEGSHDQLVQRGGLYAEFVKKQNTSIHRNAAEETSG; from the exons ATGCAGAAAATGTCGTACCTCTCGCCACTACTGTTTTTGctagtggatgtgtgtgtggtgctaggTGTTCGCCAGGCCCAGCTTTCCCCCCTCCTCATCCCACATCCCTTTGTGGTTCTTTGGGCTGGGGGACTGCTCCGAGCCTTTGCCCTCCTTTTCCTCACCTACACCTACCCTGGCACCTTGCCCTGGATGAAGAGCTTTGAAGGGATCCAGACCGTCTGTGTTTTCAGCTTCTTGTCTCCAGCTTACATCACCTTTCTCTGGACCATCGGAAGGTCGGCCGTGGAGAGGCTGTGGGGATGGCATTCTTGGGAAGCG TTACTGCAGAGTTATGTGGTGATTGCTGTGTCCTTGCTGTTCTGGATACGCTATATGCCAAACATTCTGTCGAAGGAGACGCAAAAACCTACCAAAAAGAATGGGGCCTCCCTGCAAAGACTGCTGGGATACATGAGGCCGCATGCCCTGCGTTTTACTGCTGTCATGACCTTAGTGATTGTCTCCTCACTGG GCGAGATGGCTATTCCTCACTACACAGGGAAAATGACGGATTGGATCATGAATGAGGATGAGCCTGAGGCCTTCTCTCATGCCATCACAGTCATGTCTGTGATTACCATCATGAG TGcgttgtgtgagtttgtgtgtgaccTCATATACAACGTCACCATGagcaaaatacacacatttatCCAGGGTCTGGTCTTCCAGTCTGTGCTGAAACAGGAAATCGCCTTCTTTGACAAGTCAACTACAG GTGAAATCGTGTCGCGCATCACGACGGACACCAACACCATGAGCGAGTCGCTGAGTGAGAAGCTGAGTCTGCTGATGTGGTACTTCTGGAGGGTGATCTTTCTGTTCGGCTTCATGCTCAACCTGTCCTGGAAGCTGTCGCTCTTCACCGCCATGGGGCTGCCCATCATCTGGGTCATCCCAGAGATCTCCGGAAAGTTCTATCAG AAACTGTCCAAGGACGTTCAAGCGTCTCTGGCTAAGGCTAATGAAGTTGCCATGGAGACCTTCTCGTCCATGAAGACAGTGCGGAGCTTCGCTAACGAGGACGGGGAGACAGAACGCTACCAGAAGCGACTGGAGGAGACCTACTCCCTCAACAAGAAAGAAGCAGCAGCCTATGCAGTGTCCACATGGACCAACAGT ATGTCCAGTCTGGCTCTTAAGGTCAGCATCTTGTACTACGGAGGACGCCTGGTGACCGGAGATGATGTCAGCAGTGGAGACCTAGTGTCCTTTGTGTTGTATGAGCTGCAGTTCAGCAGTGCAGTGGAG GTGTTGATGAATTATTACCCCCATGTGAAGAAGGCCATAGGTGCCTCAGAGAAGATTTTTCAATATGTGGATCGGACTCCTGAGATACCGCCTGACGGGACTTTGGCACCACAAAAACTTCATGGACATGTGCAGTTCCAAAATGTTACCTTCTCTTATCCAAAGAGGCCAGCTATACtgaag GGCTTGTCTCTGGAGCTGAAGCCGGGTCAGATGACGGCGGTGGTGGGTCCCTCCGGTGGTGGGAAGAGCTCGTGTGTGAACCTGCTGGAGCGGTTCTACCAGCCCGAACAGGGATGCATCCTGCTGGACGGAGAGCCCCTGCAGTCCTACAAGGACGAGTACTTACACCAAAAG ATAAGTGTGGTGAGTCAGGAACCCAAGCTGTTTGCCCGCAGTCTGAAGGAGAACATAAAATATGGCATAGAGGACGCCTCTGACGAGGATATGATCCAGGCGGCCAAAAGTGCCTATGTTCATGAGGATATCATGAAGATGCAGAATGGCTACAACACAG ATGCTGGCTCCAAAGGCGACATGGTCTCTGGTGGTCAGAAGCAGCGCATAGCCATTGCCAGAGCTCTCGTCCGCAAGCCAAAGATTCTTGTGCTGGACGATGCGACCAGCTCACTAGATACAAGGAGCGAGGAAGGG GTCCACAAAGCTCTGGCTAAGATGAGAAAGGAGCTGCAGTGCTCCGTGCTTCTGATCGCCCACCGGCTGAGCGCTGTGGAGAGGGCCGACCACATCGTCTTCCTCCAGGACGGTAAGGTCCAGGAGGAGGGATCCCACGACCAGCTGGTCCAGAGAGGGGGTCTGTACGCCGAGTTTGTGAAGAAGCAGAACACCTCCATCCATCGCAACGCTGCGGAGGAGACCAGCGGCTAG